In Marmota flaviventris isolate mMarFla1 chromosome 17, mMarFla1.hap1, whole genome shotgun sequence, a single genomic region encodes these proteins:
- the Tbkbp1 gene encoding TANK-binding kinase 1-binding protein 1 isoform X1: MESMFEEDISILTQEALGPSEVWLDGPGDPSLGGDMCSASHFALITAYGDIKERLGGLERENATLRRRLKVYEVKYPLISDFGEEHGFSLYEIKDGSLLEVEKVSLQQRLNQFQHELQKNKEQEEQLGEMIQAYEKLCVEKSDLETELGEMRALVETHLRQICGLEQQLRQQQGLRDAAFPSLSPPPASAPPCADLDLHYLALRGGSALGHACWPGSTPSVSELERRQLEEALEAAQGEARGAQLREEQLQAECERLQGELKQLQETRAQDLATNQSERDMAWVKRVGDDQVNLALAYTELTEELGRLRELSSLQGRILRTLLQEQSRSGGQRHSPLSQRHSPAPQCPSPSPPARAAPPCQSPVPQRRSPVPPCPSPQQRLSPASPSCPSPVPQRRSPVPPPCQSPSPQRRSPVPPNCPAPQPRPPPPPPPGERTLAERAYAKPSSHHVKAGFQGRRSYSELAEGAAYVGASPAWLQAEAATLPKPRAYGGELYGPGRPLSPRRAFEGIRLRFEKQPSEEEEWAMPASPPSPEAGTIRCASFCAGFPIPESPAAAAYAHAEHAQSWPSINLLMETVGSDIRSCPLCQLGFPVGYPDDALIKHIDSHLENSKI; encoded by the exons ATGGAGTCCATGTTTGAGGAGGACATCAGCATTCTGACCCAGGAGGCCCTAGGGCCCAGCGAGGTGTGGCTGGATGGTCCTGGAGACCCCTCGTTGGGTGGAGACATGTGCTCTGCCTCCCACTTTGCCCTCATCACAGCCTACGGGGACATCAAGGAGCGGCTAGGGGGCCTGGAGAGGGAGAATGCCACCCTCCGACGCCGCCTCAAAGTCTATGAGGTCAAG TACCCGCTGATCAGTGACTTTGGAGAGGAGCACGGCTTCTCTCTGTATGAAATCAAGGATGGCTCCCTGCTGGAGGTGGAGAAGGTCAGTCTGCAGCAACGGCTCAACCAGTTCCAGCATGAG TTGCAGAAGAataaggagcaggaagaacagcTCGGGGAGATGATTCAGGCTTATGAGAAACTCTGTGTGGAGAAGAGCGACTTGGAGACAGAGTTGGGGGAGATG CGGGCCCTGGTAGAAACCCACCTGCGGCAGATCTGTGGTTTGGAACAGCAGCTGCGGCAACAACAAGGCCTCCGGGATGCAGCCTTCCCTAGCCTGAGCCCTCCGCCTGCCTCTGCCCCACCCTGTGCTGATCTGGACCTGCACTACCTGGCATTGAGAGGGGGATCTGCCTTGGGTCACG CATGCTGGCCTGGCTCCACACCGAGTGTGAGTGAGCTGGAACGTCGGCAGCTGGAAGAGGCCTTGGAGGCTGCCCAGGGAGAAGCTCGGGGGGCTCAGCTCCGGGAGGAGCAGCTCCAGGCGGAATGCGAGCGGCTGCAGGGGGAGTTGAAGCAGCTACAAGAGACCCGGGCCCAG GATCTGGCCACCAACCAGTCAGAGCGGGACATGGCGTGGGTGAAGAGAGTTGGGGACGATCA GGTGAATTTGGCGCTGGCCTACACCGAGCTGACGGAGGAGCTGGGCCGGCTTCGTGAGTTGAGTTCCCTGCAGGGGAGGATCCTGAGAACCTTATTGCAGGAGCAGTCCCGGAGTGGCG GCCAGAGGCACTCGCCGCTGTCGCAGCGCCATTCCCCGGCCCCCCAGTGCCCCTCGCCCTCCCCGCCTGCCCGAGCGGCGCCACCGTGTCAGTCCCCTGTCCCGCAGCGCCGCTCTCCAGTGCCCCCGTGCCCCTCGCCCCAGCAGCGCCTCTCGCCGGCGTCACCCTCCTGCCCATCTCCGGTCCCGCAGCGCCGCTCGCCGGTGCCGCCGCCGTGCCAGTCGCCCAGCCCGCAGCGCCGGTCGCCGGTGCCGCCCAACTGCCCGGCCCCACAGCCCCggccgcccccgccgccgccgccgggggAGAGGACGCTGGCCGAGCGCGCCTACGCCAAGCCGTCCAGCCACCACGTGAAGGCTGGCTTCCAGGGTCGCCGCAGCTACTCCGAGTTGGCCGAGGGGGCGGCCTACGTGGGCGCCTCCCCGGCCTGGCTGCAGGCCGAGGCGGCCACGCTTCCCAAGCCCCGCGCCTACGGCGGCGAGCTCTACGGCCCCGGCAGACCGCTGAGCCCGCGGCGCGCCTTCGAGGGCATCCGGTTACGCTTTGAGAAGCAGCCCtcggaggaggaggagtgggccATGCCCGCCAGCCCGCCCAGCCCCGAGGCGGGCACCATCCGCTGCGCCTCCTTTTGTGCCGGCTTCCCCATCCCGGAGTCGCCGGCCGCCGCAGCCTATGCCCACGCAGAGCACGCGCAGTCCTGGCCATCCATCAAC CTGCTGATGGAGACAGTGGGCTCCGACATCCGCAGTTGCCCCCTCTGCCAGCTGGGTTTCCCTGTCGGATACCCGGATGATGCCCTCATCAAACACATTGACTCCCACCTGGAGAACAGCAAGATCTAG
- the Tbkbp1 gene encoding TANK-binding kinase 1-binding protein 1 isoform X2 produces the protein MESMFEEDISILTQEALGPSEVWLDGPGDPSLGGDMCSASHFALITAYGDIKERLGGLERENATLRRRLKVYEVKYPLISDFGEEHGFSLYEIKDGSLLEVEKVSLQQRLNQFQHERALVETHLRQICGLEQQLRQQQGLRDAAFPSLSPPPASAPPCADLDLHYLALRGGSALGHACWPGSTPSVSELERRQLEEALEAAQGEARGAQLREEQLQAECERLQGELKQLQETRAQDLATNQSERDMAWVKRVGDDQVNLALAYTELTEELGRLRELSSLQGRILRTLLQEQSRSGGQRHSPLSQRHSPAPQCPSPSPPARAAPPCQSPVPQRRSPVPPCPSPQQRLSPASPSCPSPVPQRRSPVPPPCQSPSPQRRSPVPPNCPAPQPRPPPPPPPGERTLAERAYAKPSSHHVKAGFQGRRSYSELAEGAAYVGASPAWLQAEAATLPKPRAYGGELYGPGRPLSPRRAFEGIRLRFEKQPSEEEEWAMPASPPSPEAGTIRCASFCAGFPIPESPAAAAYAHAEHAQSWPSINLLMETVGSDIRSCPLCQLGFPVGYPDDALIKHIDSHLENSKI, from the exons ATGGAGTCCATGTTTGAGGAGGACATCAGCATTCTGACCCAGGAGGCCCTAGGGCCCAGCGAGGTGTGGCTGGATGGTCCTGGAGACCCCTCGTTGGGTGGAGACATGTGCTCTGCCTCCCACTTTGCCCTCATCACAGCCTACGGGGACATCAAGGAGCGGCTAGGGGGCCTGGAGAGGGAGAATGCCACCCTCCGACGCCGCCTCAAAGTCTATGAGGTCAAG TACCCGCTGATCAGTGACTTTGGAGAGGAGCACGGCTTCTCTCTGTATGAAATCAAGGATGGCTCCCTGCTGGAGGTGGAGAAGGTCAGTCTGCAGCAACGGCTCAACCAGTTCCAGCATGAG CGGGCCCTGGTAGAAACCCACCTGCGGCAGATCTGTGGTTTGGAACAGCAGCTGCGGCAACAACAAGGCCTCCGGGATGCAGCCTTCCCTAGCCTGAGCCCTCCGCCTGCCTCTGCCCCACCCTGTGCTGATCTGGACCTGCACTACCTGGCATTGAGAGGGGGATCTGCCTTGGGTCACG CATGCTGGCCTGGCTCCACACCGAGTGTGAGTGAGCTGGAACGTCGGCAGCTGGAAGAGGCCTTGGAGGCTGCCCAGGGAGAAGCTCGGGGGGCTCAGCTCCGGGAGGAGCAGCTCCAGGCGGAATGCGAGCGGCTGCAGGGGGAGTTGAAGCAGCTACAAGAGACCCGGGCCCAG GATCTGGCCACCAACCAGTCAGAGCGGGACATGGCGTGGGTGAAGAGAGTTGGGGACGATCA GGTGAATTTGGCGCTGGCCTACACCGAGCTGACGGAGGAGCTGGGCCGGCTTCGTGAGTTGAGTTCCCTGCAGGGGAGGATCCTGAGAACCTTATTGCAGGAGCAGTCCCGGAGTGGCG GCCAGAGGCACTCGCCGCTGTCGCAGCGCCATTCCCCGGCCCCCCAGTGCCCCTCGCCCTCCCCGCCTGCCCGAGCGGCGCCACCGTGTCAGTCCCCTGTCCCGCAGCGCCGCTCTCCAGTGCCCCCGTGCCCCTCGCCCCAGCAGCGCCTCTCGCCGGCGTCACCCTCCTGCCCATCTCCGGTCCCGCAGCGCCGCTCGCCGGTGCCGCCGCCGTGCCAGTCGCCCAGCCCGCAGCGCCGGTCGCCGGTGCCGCCCAACTGCCCGGCCCCACAGCCCCggccgcccccgccgccgccgccgggggAGAGGACGCTGGCCGAGCGCGCCTACGCCAAGCCGTCCAGCCACCACGTGAAGGCTGGCTTCCAGGGTCGCCGCAGCTACTCCGAGTTGGCCGAGGGGGCGGCCTACGTGGGCGCCTCCCCGGCCTGGCTGCAGGCCGAGGCGGCCACGCTTCCCAAGCCCCGCGCCTACGGCGGCGAGCTCTACGGCCCCGGCAGACCGCTGAGCCCGCGGCGCGCCTTCGAGGGCATCCGGTTACGCTTTGAGAAGCAGCCCtcggaggaggaggagtgggccATGCCCGCCAGCCCGCCCAGCCCCGAGGCGGGCACCATCCGCTGCGCCTCCTTTTGTGCCGGCTTCCCCATCCCGGAGTCGCCGGCCGCCGCAGCCTATGCCCACGCAGAGCACGCGCAGTCCTGGCCATCCATCAAC CTGCTGATGGAGACAGTGGGCTCCGACATCCGCAGTTGCCCCCTCTGCCAGCTGGGTTTCCCTGTCGGATACCCGGATGATGCCCTCATCAAACACATTGACTCCCACCTGGAGAACAGCAAGATCTAG